The sequence GATGCCCACGCTGATCAGCCCGGGCTTGGCCATGGGCAGCATGATCTGGAAGAACGTACGCGTGTGCGAAGCACCGTCCACGAAGGCGGCCTCCGCCACCGAGGTGGGCAGGGTACGGAAGAACGCCGTGAGGAAGAACACCGTGAACGGCAGCGAGTAGGCGATGTAGACCAGGATCAGGCCGTGGATCGTGTTCAGCAGGCCCATGTTGTTCACGACGTAGAAGAGCGGGACCAGCGCGAGCATGACCGGGAAGCTCATACCGCCGACGAACAGGTAGTAGAGGAAGCGGTTGCCCGGGAAGTCGAACCGGGCCAGCACATAGGCGGCCATCGAACCGAGCACCAGGGTGCCGACGAGCGAGCCGCCGACCACCAGGACGGTGTTCAGGAAGTAGTCGCTCATATGGGCGTCGGTCCAGGCGCGGGACCAGTTGTCGAAGTGCAGCCGGTCCGGCAGGGACCAGGGCGAGCCGAAGATGGAGCCGTCGTCCTTGAAGGACGTCATCACCGCCCACACCAGCGGCATGACCACCATGATCGCCCAGATCACGAGGACGCCGTGGGAGAAGACGTTGAGGACGGTCCCCTCCTTGCGCCGCCCGGGGGGCCGGTGCCCGGGGGCCGCGTGCGGGTCCGTCTTGTACACGGTGGCGCCGGACTCGGCCGGCGGCGGGACGGGGGTCTCGGTCGTCTTCATCGGTTTCAGAACTCCAGCCGCTCGCGACGGCCCAGCCGCATCACGACGGCCGCGAACGCGAGCGTGACGATCAGCAGGGCGACGCCGATGGTGGTGGCGTACGCGGCCTGACCGTCCCGGAACGCCTTCTGGTACACGTAGAGGACCATCACGGTGGTCGAGTAGTCCGGCCCGCCCGGTCCCGTCGTCATGATCTGTACGACCGCGAACGACTCCGCGCCGAGCGCGAGGATGCCCATGTAGACCCAGCCGGACCGCACGGTGTCCCACAGCAGCGGCAGGGTGACGCGGAAGAAGGTGGTGGCGCGGCTCGCGCCGTCCAGCAGCGCCGCCTCGTACAGCTCGGCCGGGATCGAGGCCATGCCCGCGGAGAACAGGACCACGAAGAAGCCGACCGTGGACCACACGAGCACCGCCATCACGCACCACAGGGCGAGGTCCGGATCGCCCAGCCACAGCGGCTGCACGCCGTCCAGGCCGATGCCGCGCAGAACCGAGTTGATCGCTCCGCTGTCCGGGTTGTACGCGAAGGCGAACAGCAGCGAGACGATCGCGATCGAGAGCACCTGCGGAAAGAAATAGACGATTTTGTAGAAGGCCGAGCCCCGCACCCCGGAGATGACGGGGCCGCCCCTTCTCCGTCGTCCGCCCACATTGATCATGAAGGCGAAGAACAGCGCCAGACCGAGCGTCACCACCGGCAGCA comes from Streptomyces sp. SCL15-4 and encodes:
- a CDS encoding carbohydrate ABC transporter permease; the encoded protein is MKTTETPVPPPAESGATVYKTDPHAAPGHRPPGRRKEGTVLNVFSHGVLVIWAIMVVMPLVWAVMTSFKDDGSIFGSPWSLPDRLHFDNWSRAWTDAHMSDYFLNTVLVVGGSLVGTLVLGSMAAYVLARFDFPGNRFLYYLFVGGMSFPVMLALVPLFYVVNNMGLLNTIHGLILVYIAYSLPFTVFFLTAFFRTLPTSVAEAAFVDGASHTRTFFQIMLPMAKPGLISVGIFNFLGQWNQYMLPTVLNTDPDKKVLTQGLVQLAVSQGYKGDWSGLFAGLVMAMLPVLAAYIVFQRQVVQGLTAGALK
- a CDS encoding sugar ABC transporter permease, with product MQHGKYRFIVGFLALPLGLYALFVVWPFIQSVYYSFTDWTGLSPDFKMVGFDNYERMLDDDIFWKSLRHSLLFALVLPVVTLGLALFFAFMINVGGRRRRGGPVISGVRGSAFYKIVYFFPQVLSIAIVSLLFAFAYNPDSGAINSVLRGIGLDGVQPLWLGDPDLALWCVMAVLVWSTVGFFVVLFSAGMASIPAELYEAALLDGASRATTFFRVTLPLLWDTVRSGWVYMGILALGAESFAVVQIMTTGPGGPDYSTTVMVLYVYQKAFRDGQAAYATTIGVALLIVTLAFAAVVMRLGRRERLEF